A genomic segment from Pseudomonadota bacterium encodes:
- a CDS encoding PD-(D/E)XK nuclease family protein, which produces MSGANDLAHLRAKPHVSFSAISSYLRCPRSYEARYVRRVPPATRAASLAFGTAIHEALAIFYAALRDGRPEPAYEDLVGVFDVAWKRQLAEQPPVLFDERDTADSMAAAGAALLTCFLKEAPRPAEVLAVEAPFSIEIADPDTGEVLPERLVGAFDVVVRDADGTCRILEHKTGARRWTEDRLAYDLQPSAYTLAAPELGYGDADVTIQLLLKTKAPAFETYAVARTEQDRDDLRRVVCGVLAAIRAQAFYPVRDWPCRSCPYAGPCVTGWEADSPCAHPRAVAP; this is translated from the coding sequence ATGAGCGGGGCGAACGATCTGGCCCACCTGCGGGCGAAGCCGCACGTGTCGTTCTCGGCCATCTCCTCCTACCTGCGGTGCCCCCGAAGCTACGAGGCGCGGTACGTCCGTCGCGTGCCGCCCGCGACCCGCGCAGCGAGCCTGGCGTTCGGCACCGCCATCCACGAGGCGCTGGCGATCTTCTACGCCGCGCTCCGCGACGGCCGCCCCGAGCCCGCCTACGAGGATCTGGTCGGCGTGTTCGACGTCGCGTGGAAGCGTCAGCTGGCCGAGCAGCCGCCCGTGCTGTTCGACGAGCGCGACACGGCCGACTCCATGGCGGCGGCCGGGGCCGCCCTCCTGACGTGCTTCCTGAAGGAGGCGCCGCGCCCGGCCGAGGTGCTGGCGGTGGAGGCGCCCTTCTCCATCGAGATCGCGGACCCGGACACGGGCGAGGTGCTGCCCGAGCGGCTCGTGGGCGCCTTCGACGTGGTGGTGCGCGACGCGGACGGCACGTGCCGCATCCTGGAGCACAAAACCGGGGCCCGGCGCTGGACCGAGGACCGGCTCGCGTACGACCTGCAACCGAGCGCGTACACGCTGGCCGCGCCCGAGTTGGGGTACGGCGACGCGGACGTGACGATCCAGCTCCTCCTCAAGACCAAGGCGCCCGCCTTCGAGACCTACGCGGTGGCGCGCACCGAGCAGGACCGGGACGACCTGCGTCGCGTGGTGTGCGGCGTGCTCGCCGCGATCCGCGCTCAGGCGTTCTACCCGGTCCGCGACTGGCCGTGCCGCTCGTGCCCGTACGCGGGCCCCTGCGTGACCGGATGGGAGGCGGATTCCCCCTGCGCGCACCCCCGGGCGGTGGCGCCATGA
- a CDS encoding GNAT family N-acetyltransferase, protein MNVETKDLTPQLWPDLERLFGSNGACGGCWCMSWRTERGERWADIKGDEAKRRMRALVRKDAAHGVLAYVDGEPVGWCAYGRRVEYAKLDRAPSLACADAERVWSLPCFFIKRGWRGKGIATALLGAALEMLRVRGAEIAEGYPVKPARDGAPTPAAFAWTGTRSLFDACGFEVVGNPDGGKQRVRKLISLQRDVANPEVAKTQHGRDRKEYQRRYYNSNRTLLLDYRKNKYQVDQEYRDNVLRCVRDGRAKKRVERDKLRKAGLLPKTVRPRGPREPLPVQVNGVNTVAYTLPGVAIEVQRSKYTIYSWIRVGLLPKTPFRSSRGDQLFTEGMVLIMRVAIGKRNIISKDDHEFTREIIEGWKALGVPLPDDSE, encoded by the coding sequence ATGAACGTGGAGACCAAGGACCTCACGCCGCAGCTGTGGCCGGACCTGGAGCGGCTGTTCGGCTCCAACGGCGCGTGCGGTGGGTGCTGGTGCATGTCGTGGCGCACCGAGCGCGGCGAGCGCTGGGCCGACATCAAGGGCGACGAGGCGAAGCGGCGCATGCGCGCCCTGGTCCGCAAGGACGCGGCCCACGGCGTGCTGGCGTACGTCGACGGGGAGCCGGTCGGCTGGTGCGCGTACGGGCGGCGGGTCGAGTACGCGAAGCTCGATCGCGCGCCGAGCCTGGCCTGCGCGGACGCGGAGCGCGTCTGGTCGCTGCCGTGCTTCTTCATCAAGCGGGGCTGGCGCGGCAAGGGGATCGCCACGGCACTGCTCGGGGCCGCCCTGGAGATGTTGCGCGTGCGTGGAGCCGAGATCGCCGAGGGCTACCCCGTGAAGCCCGCGCGGGACGGCGCGCCGACCCCCGCGGCGTTCGCGTGGACCGGCACGCGCAGCCTCTTCGACGCCTGCGGCTTCGAGGTCGTCGGCAACCCTGATGGCGGCAAGCAGCGTGTTAGGAAGTTGATCTCGTTGCAGCGGGACGTCGCCAACCCCGAAGTGGCCAAGACGCAGCACGGGCGAGATCGGAAGGAGTATCAGCGAAGGTACTACAATAGTAATCGAACGTTGCTGTTGGATTATCGAAAGAACAAGTACCAGGTCGACCAGGAGTATCGGGACAATGTTCTGCGATGCGTTCGGGATGGACGAGCGAAGAAACGCGTTGAACGAGACAAACTGCGGAAGGCGGGATTGTTACCCAAAACAGTTCGGCCGAGAGGGCCGCGGGAGCCATTGCCGGTACAGGTTAATGGGGTGAACACCGTCGCGTACACTTTGCCAGGAGTCGCGATCGAGGTACAGCGGTCGAAGTACACTATCTATTCTTGGATCCGCGTCGGGCTGTTACCAAAGACACCGTTCCGCTCGTCCAGAGGTGATCAGCTATTCACAGAAGGCATGGTGCTGATTATGCGCGTCGCCATCGGGAAGCGGAACATCATTTCAAAAGATGATCATGAGTTCACCCGCGAGATCATTGAAGGGTGGAAAGCCTTGGGCGTCCCACTTCCCGATGACAGCGAGTAG
- a CDS encoding RAD52 family DNA repair protein, giving the protein MKTAQRARDGDVYTLPEEIMEKQIRTALAAPFPEESVKKRRGSFGKPVNFVCGSAVVARLNDCFDGDWSFAIVEHRVLSTGEVLVHGKLTALSIVKEAFGKAAPAISRETGEVLSEADAYKAAATDSLKKCATMLGVAAYLYADEVAEQPTEKPARGKQAAPAQGTQAAPAKPVGDTRPVANPRPVGGTQERLTPKQLQAIWSMGRKLGLGVDAIRQRAVEGFGKAPEQLGRADASALITQLGEEIEKRSAA; this is encoded by the coding sequence GTGAAAACCGCGCAGCGCGCGCGGGATGGGGACGTCTACACCTTGCCCGAGGAGATCATGGAAAAGCAGATCCGCACCGCCCTGGCCGCGCCGTTCCCTGAGGAGTCCGTCAAGAAGCGCCGAGGATCGTTCGGCAAGCCCGTCAACTTCGTATGCGGCAGCGCGGTCGTCGCGCGCCTCAACGACTGCTTCGACGGCGACTGGTCGTTCGCGATCGTCGAGCACCGCGTGCTGTCCACGGGCGAGGTGCTCGTGCACGGCAAGCTCACCGCGCTCAGCATCGTGAAGGAAGCGTTCGGGAAGGCGGCGCCCGCGATCTCGCGCGAGACGGGCGAGGTGTTGTCCGAGGCCGACGCGTACAAGGCGGCCGCGACCGACAGCTTGAAGAAGTGCGCGACGATGCTCGGGGTGGCCGCGTACCTGTACGCCGACGAGGTTGCCGAGCAGCCGACGGAGAAGCCCGCGCGGGGCAAGCAGGCCGCGCCTGCGCAGGGCACGCAGGCCGCGCCCGCGAAGCCGGTGGGCGACACCCGGCCGGTCGCCAACCCCCGGCCGGTCGGTGGCACCCAGGAGCGGCTCACGCCGAAGCAGCTCCAGGCGATCTGGAGCATGGGGCGCAAGCTCGGGCTGGGCGTCGACGCGATCCGGCAGCGCGCGGTGGAGGGGTTCGGCAAGGCGCCGGAGCAGCTCGGCCGGGCCGACGCGTCGGCGCTGATCACGCAGCTCGGCGAGGAGATCGAGAAGCGGAGCGCGGCATGA
- the tnpA gene encoding IS200/IS605 family transposase has product MAWRRTSHAVYDASYHLVWCPKYRKKLFEDGLIRERAAEMLREISEEYGFEIDKLEVAVDHVHVLLSFPPKYSISEVVRTLKSKSGRALFREFPRIKRKLWGGELWGDGYL; this is encoded by the coding sequence ATGGCGTGGCGCAGAACGAGTCATGCTGTCTACGACGCGAGCTACCACCTGGTGTGGTGCCCGAAGTACCGAAAGAAGCTGTTCGAGGATGGCTTGATCCGGGAACGAGCGGCCGAGATGCTGCGCGAGATCAGCGAGGAGTACGGGTTTGAAATCGACAAGCTGGAGGTGGCGGTCGACCACGTGCACGTGCTGCTATCATTCCCGCCGAAGTACTCGATCTCCGAGGTTGTGAGGACGTTGAAGAGCAAGAGTGGTCGAGCGCTGTTCCGCGAGTTCCCCAGGATCAAGCGAAAGCTCTGGGGTGGGGAGCTGTGGGGGGATGGCTATTTGTAA
- a CDS encoding rhomboid family intramembrane serine protease, translating to MTGGLKAFLLMVFFGFALEILPLVPASLAGVAAVIAVWVLALLAMRPREAQCIELRDDVVRLPKSWGSPEIVEIPYAELRSAGYTGKGRQLRLAIRSTRTTTEFPLSAFVDTNVLPLLREELYARLERIEGGPRLSEFMREQALIDERVWEYKPFVTYALCAVLAATFLVVAFLTSQQTDFALIRFGALVPSLVRDGQWWRLLSSAFLHANVLHVWVNGTSLFFLGALLERSLGASRFTVIYATSAAAGSVFSVAFIRSIFSVGASGAIFGLLGALAVLHWHWCRQLPAGVAQSRRWWIVIVGLNVAVPVMVSQIDYMAHVGGLLFGALTTWILVRGSKAVELPLSAGTRLRGLSIGCAALVAVACGLAGWHGREPQMEEQLAVAHRILVDASSTPEEKYIVAWAIAADQLRPPEDRNEEWLHLALKVTSAAIAEKPDNAHYYDAQSHLLYRLGRLDEAIAAEKKALNLATDDGEAANYKQFYYSLNQDRFEAQVRDIEAQRQIKGN from the coding sequence ATGACGGGCGGCCTGAAGGCGTTCCTCCTCATGGTGTTTTTCGGATTCGCCTTAGAGATCCTGCCGCTGGTGCCAGCAAGCCTCGCCGGCGTCGCTGCCGTGATCGCGGTGTGGGTGCTCGCTCTTCTCGCGATGCGCCCCCGCGAGGCGCAGTGCATCGAGTTGCGGGACGACGTCGTCCGCCTGCCGAAAAGTTGGGGCTCGCCCGAGATCGTTGAAATCCCATACGCGGAACTGCGTTCTGCGGGATACACGGGCAAGGGAAGACAACTTCGTCTGGCAATCCGCTCGACGCGCACCACGACCGAGTTCCCGCTTTCCGCTTTCGTCGACACGAACGTCCTGCCGCTCCTACGCGAGGAGCTGTACGCCCGACTCGAACGGATCGAAGGCGGTCCTCGGCTGAGCGAGTTCATGCGGGAGCAGGCTTTGATCGACGAGCGGGTTTGGGAATACAAGCCGTTCGTGACCTATGCCTTATGTGCGGTGCTCGCTGCCACGTTCTTGGTGGTTGCGTTCTTGACGTCCCAGCAAACCGATTTCGCGCTCATCCGCTTCGGCGCACTCGTTCCTTCCCTCGTTCGGGACGGCCAGTGGTGGAGACTCCTTTCCTCCGCCTTTTTGCATGCGAATGTCCTCCATGTTTGGGTTAACGGTACCTCCCTGTTCTTCCTCGGTGCGCTCTTGGAGAGGTCCCTCGGTGCCTCCCGATTCACTGTGATCTACGCGACCTCTGCGGCCGCCGGATCGGTTTTCTCGGTGGCGTTTATACGTTCTATCTTTTCAGTTGGCGCATCAGGCGCGATCTTCGGGTTGCTCGGCGCGCTGGCGGTTCTCCATTGGCACTGGTGCCGTCAGTTGCCAGCGGGAGTTGCACAGTCGCGGCGATGGTGGATCGTCATCGTTGGGCTGAACGTCGCCGTGCCAGTGATGGTATCCCAGATCGACTACATGGCCCATGTCGGGGGACTACTTTTCGGCGCTCTGACGACGTGGATTCTGGTGCGGGGTTCGAAAGCCGTCGAGCTTCCACTCTCGGCGGGCACACGCCTGCGAGGTCTGTCGATCGGATGCGCAGCGCTGGTCGCCGTCGCATGCGGCCTAGCCGGTTGGCACGGTCGCGAGCCGCAAATGGAGGAGCAGCTTGCTGTAGCGCATCGCATCCTAGTTGACGCATCAAGCACGCCAGAAGAAAAGTATATCGTGGCTTGGGCGATCGCTGCGGACCAGTTGCGTCCGCCGGAGGATAGGAATGAAGAGTGGCTCCACCTAGCCCTGAAGGTAACCTCTGCGGCGATCGCCGAGAAACCCGACAACGCGCACTATTACGATGCCCAGAGCCACCTTCTGTATAGGCTCGGACGCCTCGATGAAGCGATCGCGGCGGAGAAGAAGGCGCTTAATCTGGCAACGGATGATGGTGAAGCGGCCAATTACAAGCAGTTCTATTATTCGCTCAACCAGGACAGGTTCGAGGCCCAGGTTCGCGATATCGAGGCGCAGCGGCAGATAAAGGGAAACTGA
- a CDS encoding IS66 family transposase: MLLLQGENDRLHKRLDELTRENAKLKGLDESKQLELEMLRLQEQMDALRRRLFAASSEKRPGDKGDGDKEKKTPRTGHGPKEQPELPIVEQTHELPADEMTCSSCGGTLAEWEGQFEESEEVTVVERRFMLRKHLRKKYRCTCGACVKTAPAPERPIPGGRYSTEFAVEVAAQKYLDHLPLERQARIMKREGLAVDSQTLWDQVWALARLYEPTYERIRKHVLAQEVAHGDETPWYLLKKGGRERWHAWAAACHDAVYFHIDRRRSADAADELWSGYAGWLVVDGYQTYLSLAKRKPPGALKLSYCWAHARRKYVEAEPHYPAECKVALDLIRELYLVEREAPDPMPLTGDERTQALELRARLRSERSATIVERIREWAAAQRALPESALFKAIRYMTDHWHGLTRFLHDPRLPLDNNLVEREIRSLAVGRKNFYGCKSERGLKAAAILYTLIGTAKLQGAEPKAYLLALARAALSDPSTALLPNEIG, translated from the coding sequence GTGCTCCTGCTGCAAGGCGAGAACGACCGTCTGCACAAGCGGCTCGATGAGCTGACGCGCGAGAATGCCAAGCTCAAGGGACTCGACGAATCGAAGCAGCTCGAGCTGGAGATGCTGCGCCTGCAAGAGCAGATGGACGCGCTGCGGCGGCGGCTGTTCGCGGCGTCGTCGGAGAAACGCCCGGGGGACAAGGGTGACGGGGACAAGGAGAAGAAGACCCCACGGACCGGGCACGGGCCCAAGGAGCAGCCCGAGCTGCCCATCGTCGAGCAGACGCACGAGCTCCCTGCCGACGAGATGACGTGCTCGTCGTGCGGCGGGACGCTCGCGGAGTGGGAGGGGCAGTTCGAGGAGTCGGAGGAGGTGACGGTCGTCGAGCGGCGGTTCATGCTCCGCAAGCACCTGCGCAAGAAGTACCGCTGCACGTGCGGGGCGTGCGTGAAGACGGCGCCGGCGCCGGAGCGCCCGATTCCCGGCGGTCGGTACTCGACGGAATTCGCGGTGGAGGTGGCGGCGCAGAAGTATCTCGACCATCTGCCGTTGGAGCGCCAGGCGCGGATCATGAAGCGCGAGGGGCTCGCGGTGGACTCGCAGACGCTGTGGGACCAGGTGTGGGCGCTCGCGCGGCTGTACGAGCCGACGTACGAGCGGATCCGCAAACACGTGCTCGCGCAGGAGGTGGCGCACGGCGACGAGACGCCGTGGTACCTCTTGAAGAAGGGCGGCCGCGAGCGGTGGCACGCGTGGGCCGCGGCGTGCCACGACGCTGTCTACTTCCACATCGACAGGCGGCGGAGCGCGGACGCGGCGGACGAGCTGTGGTCGGGGTACGCGGGGTGGCTCGTGGTGGACGGGTACCAAACGTACCTGTCGCTCGCGAAGCGCAAGCCGCCCGGCGCTCTCAAGCTCTCGTACTGCTGGGCGCACGCGCGGCGGAAGTACGTGGAGGCGGAGCCGCACTACCCTGCGGAGTGCAAGGTCGCGCTGGATCTGATCCGCGAGCTGTACCTGGTGGAACGCGAGGCGCCGGATCCGATGCCACTCACTGGCGACGAGCGGACGCAGGCTCTCGAATTGCGGGCGCGGCTGCGGTCCGAGCGGTCGGCGACCATCGTCGAGCGGATTCGGGAGTGGGCGGCGGCGCAGCGGGCGCTACCGGAGAGCGCGCTCTTCAAGGCGATCCGGTACATGACCGACCACTGGCACGGGCTGACGCGATTCCTTCACGATCCGCGGCTGCCGCTCGATAACAATCTGGTGGAGCGCGAGATCCGCAGCCTCGCCGTTGGCCGCAAGAACTTCTACGGCTGCAAGTCCGAGCGCGGGCTCAAGGCCGCCGCGATCCTCTACACGCTGATCGGCACCGCGAAGCTGCAAGGCGCCGAGCCGAAGGCGTACCTCCTGGCCCTCGCCCGTGCCGCCCTCAGCGACCCGTCGACGGCGCTGCTCCCGAACGAGATCGGCTGA
- a CDS encoding TonB C-terminal domain-containing protein, whose protein sequence is MEGHTEESRAMRRRAAVAVVGAVLIHIALLLAVTRAADHRTRGESIAVELRIVGGAAAQTEPMNSSNAAPPRPAHAEPEGDVASVRPERGDRHGAATRENLPVAMPAAQPPAVDAGVGESPRSERLDLALGWNGFERTFGTRAAQDRADYEQALRRKRIDGQRATRWSQLVLGALGDNRRYPEDAPLTATEARRAVEGYLSVLNSRITPTFNAFLAEVGLPADQLHGAVQRSWLRYNPFYVPPPIGEIVDTTSVLAKVERAAQVEFAIGQSGALDEIRLVATSGSGFFDATAVSAICTGSPFPPPPAAIRSAREHAYFAWRFDKDWHLNGRGSARHLVVREFEPLSAALDGGTPAGE, encoded by the coding sequence ATGGAAGGACACACGGAAGAGAGCAGAGCGATGCGGCGCCGAGCCGCGGTGGCGGTAGTCGGGGCGGTGCTGATCCACATCGCTCTGCTGCTCGCCGTGACGCGCGCTGCGGATCACCGCACCCGAGGCGAGTCGATCGCGGTCGAGCTGAGGATCGTCGGCGGCGCGGCCGCACAGACCGAGCCGATGAACTCGTCGAACGCCGCTCCGCCCCGACCGGCGCACGCCGAACCGGAGGGGGACGTCGCCAGCGTGCGGCCCGAGCGAGGAGATCGACACGGCGCGGCGACTCGAGAGAACCTCCCGGTCGCGATGCCCGCGGCACAACCGCCTGCGGTCGACGCCGGGGTCGGCGAGAGCCCGCGGTCGGAACGACTCGATCTCGCCCTCGGCTGGAACGGGTTCGAACGGACGTTCGGGACGCGCGCCGCTCAGGACCGTGCGGACTACGAGCAGGCGCTACGTCGCAAGCGCATCGACGGGCAGAGGGCGACCCGGTGGAGCCAGCTCGTGCTCGGCGCGCTGGGCGACAACCGCCGGTATCCGGAGGATGCGCCGCTGACCGCGACCGAGGCTCGGCGCGCGGTGGAGGGGTACCTCTCGGTCCTCAACAGCCGGATCACACCGACGTTCAACGCGTTCCTCGCCGAGGTCGGCTTGCCCGCCGATCAGCTGCACGGCGCGGTGCAGCGCAGCTGGCTCCGGTACAACCCGTTCTACGTGCCGCCGCCGATCGGCGAGATCGTCGACACTACCTCCGTGCTCGCAAAGGTGGAGCGCGCCGCGCAGGTCGAGTTCGCGATCGGGCAGTCGGGCGCGCTGGACGAGATCCGGCTGGTCGCGACTTCCGGGTCGGGTTTCTTCGACGCCACGGCGGTGTCCGCGATCTGCACCGGTTCGCCGTTCCCGCCGCCGCCAGCGGCCATACGTTCTGCGCGGGAGCACGCCTACTTCGCGTGGCGGTTCGATAAAGACTGGCACTTGAACGGCCGCGGGAGCGCGCGGCACCTCGTCGTTCGCGAGTTTGAGCCACTCTCCGCCGCGCTCGACGGCGGGACGCCTGCGGGGGAGTGA
- a CDS encoding HEPN domain-containing protein, which translates to MVKRKTPAVTEKARLVFEYATEAKDAFLAQCDASRKARRESGGALTHPEQDLLRAMLVFACAGLDSLLKQLIRDSLQLLAAQDSKVQSELERFVARRIRDDAVGVHDDRQTKDRKFIAHILIAPSPLQRIVEEYILHLTGESLQSPDELFKTLKALGVGEEVKFDRGTLKQIFDARNEIIHEMDIQFETARSGSRKRRSRTIEDMRVQADHVLEVGKKVIEAIEAKLARTAP; encoded by the coding sequence ATGGTAAAAAGGAAAACGCCTGCCGTAACGGAAAAGGCGAGACTTGTTTTTGAGTACGCCACCGAGGCAAAGGACGCGTTCCTAGCTCAGTGTGATGCGAGCCGTAAGGCAAGACGCGAGTCCGGTGGCGCTCTCACGCACCCTGAGCAGGACCTCCTGCGGGCGATGCTGGTGTTCGCTTGTGCCGGTCTCGACTCCCTTTTAAAACAACTTATCCGCGACTCGCTTCAGCTCCTCGCCGCGCAAGACTCGAAAGTCCAGAGCGAACTGGAGAGGTTTGTAGCGCGTCGAATTCGCGACGATGCTGTCGGTGTTCACGATGATCGACAGACCAAGGACCGCAAGTTTATCGCGCACATTCTGATTGCACCATCACCACTGCAAAGAATTGTCGAGGAGTACATTCTGCATCTCACCGGAGAGAGTCTACAGAGCCCAGATGAGCTGTTTAAAACGCTCAAGGCGCTTGGGGTCGGCGAAGAAGTAAAATTCGACAGAGGAACCCTCAAACAGATTTTTGATGCGCGGAACGAGATCATTCATGAGATGGACATTCAATTTGAGACTGCACGAAGCGGGTCACGAAAGCGTCGCAGCCGGACAATTGAAGATATGAGAGTGCAGGCTGATCACGTCCTTGAGGTGGGCAAGAAAGTCATCGAGGCGATCGAGGCGAAACTTGCCAGGACAGCGCCGTAG